In the Streptomyces coeruleoprunus genome, AACGACTTCTACCGCCGGCTGCTGAGCGGCAAACTGCTGCCCGCCGCTCAGCTGCGCGAGATGAAGACGACCGTGCCGGCCTACGAGCCGGAGCCGGGCGAGGAGCCGGCGATGCGCTACGGGCTCGGCATCTACACCCTGAAGATGCCGAACGGCGGCTGGTACTGGGGCCACGACGGCGGGGTCTTCGGCGCGGGCACGTGGTCGCTGTCCTCGGAGGACGGCCGCCGGCAGGTCTCCATCGGCTACAACCTGATGAAGTACCAGCGCTTCGACGAGCAGGGGAAGCCCCTGCCGGACCCGATCACGGACGCGCTGTACGCGTACGTGGACGGGGCGCTGGCCGCTCCCGCCGGGAAGGCCCGCCGTGGGGCGGCCGCCCGCTCGGACGCCCCGGCCCCCGCGGCGGTCGCGCCCGCGCCGCTGGTCGCGACGCTCGTGGCACCGGAGCAGCTGCACCGGTAGGCCTGTGGTGCCTGTGCGGCCGTCCCCGCCGGACTCGGTCAGGCGGGGGCGGCCGCACCGGTTTCCGTCCCGGGACCGGCCATGGCCGCGGAGAGCTCTTCCGCGGTGATGAACGAGGTGTGCGTGCCCGCGGTCGTACAGGCGTGCGCGCCCGCGAGCGAGCCGGCCCGCATGCACGCCTCCCAGTCCGCTCCGGCGAGCCGGGCATGGAGGAAGCCCGCGACGTAGCTGTCGCCCGCGCCGTTGGTGTCGACGATCCGGTCGGCGGGCAGGGCGGCTGCCGGGACGTGCCGCATGGGCGCGCCCGGCAGCTGGAGGTGGCTGCCGTCGGCCCCGGCCGTCACCACGACGGCCCGGGCGCGGCCCCTGGCGAGGATGTCCTGTGCGACCTCCTCCACCCGGTCGCCGAGCGCCGCGGCGGAGACGAACACCAGGTCGGCGCCGTAGGCGAAGTCGCGGTGGTGGTCGTGGTGTCCGTCCCAGTCGTGCAGGTCGGTCGAGGTCGGTACGCCGAGGGCGACGGCCTCGGCGAGGGCGTGGCGGGCCCAGTCCATGATCGAGACGTGGACGTGGCGGGTGCGGCCGAGGACCGGGCGGTAGAGCAGCGGGTCCACGGTCATGCCGGCGGGGTGGCGGCCGTCGTAGAAGGACATGCGCCGGCCCCGGTCGTCGACGAGGATCACGCTGCGCCGGGTGCCGCTGGGATGGGTGCGGTGGTCGAAGGAGAGCCCCGCGCGTGCGTACGCGGAGCGGATCAGGTCGCCTTCGGGGTCGGTCCCGATGACGTCGGCGAAGTGGGTCCGCAGGCCGAGGTGGTGGCA is a window encoding:
- a CDS encoding serine hydrolase domain-containing protein, which translates into the protein MARLGLAAKPVAKRGTYSYSNTNYILAGLILERVTGQDAEAYITRNVIRKAGLRHTYFPRTAAIKGPHAGMYESMYGLIDPPRDYSEYDMSWGGTAGAMVSTMADLNDFYRRLLSGKLLPAAQLREMKTTVPAYEPEPGEEPAMRYGLGIYTLKMPNGGWYWGHDGGVFGAGTWSLSSEDGRRQVSIGYNLMKYQRFDEQGKPLPDPITDALYAYVDGALAAPAGKARRGAAARSDAPAPAAVAPAPLVATLVAPEQLHR
- a CDS encoding carbohydrate kinase family protein, giving the protein MSELDVFVIGGAGVDTVVRVPELPVPVRDSVHVPPIESYVAHTGNGVALGCHHLGLRTHFADVIGTDPEGDLIRSAYARAGLSFDHRTHPSGTRRSVILVDDRGRRMSFYDGRHPAGMTVDPLLYRPVLGRTRHVHVSIMDWARHALAEAVALGVPTSTDLHDWDGHHDHHRDFAYGADLVFVSAAALGDRVEEVAQDILARGRARAVVVTAGADGSHLQLPGAPMRHVPAAALPADRIVDTNGAGDSYVAGFLHARLAGADWEACMRAGSLAGAHACTTAGTHTSFITAEELSAAMAGPGTETGAAAPA